Below is a window of Lujinxingia litoralis DNA.
CTCTGCCCCGCGGTGACCGCGCTGACCCCGCTCAACGTCAGCGCCTGGTACGCCAACCCCCTGGGTCGGGCCACCCTGCACTTCGACGCCCTGGCCAAAGCCTTCGATCTTCGCCAGCTCGACGCCTACGTGGGGCTCACCGCCGGGCCCTCTTTCTACAGCTTCGATCTCTCGCTCGATAATGACCCGGCCCGGGGCTCCTTCAGCGAGACGACCTTCCTGATCGGCCCCCTGGCGGGCGCGCGCTTCCGGATCAGTGAGGACAACGGATTTTTCTTCTTCGCTGAGGCCCGCATCCTGGCCGAGTTTGGCTACAGCACCATCACCCTCACCGACAGCAACGGCACCGTGTACACCCAGGACGACGCTGTTGGCCGCGGCGGGCTCGACTGGGTCGGCGGGCTGGGGCTGCGCCTCTGAGCCTCCCGGGCCCGACTCAGCCGGGGAGACCGGCGGCCAGGCGCAGCGCCTCGGCCGCCCCGTGGGCCCGCACCGCCGAGACCACCGGGTAGCGCTCCTGCAGCGCCGGATCGCCGTCGGCCATCACCCGCGGCCAGCCCACCACTTCGAGCATCGGCACATCTCCCTGGCTGTCGCCCACCGCCATCACCCGGGCCGGCGCCACCCCTAACAAGCGCGCCGCCCGCAGGGCGGCGCTGCCCTTGGAGACCCCGGCCCGCGTCACGCTCGCAAAGAGGCTCTCCGGCAGGGCCGGCGACGAGGCTCGCCCCACCTCGGTGCCCGAGGGATGCTGCGCGCAGGCCAGCTCGATCGCCTCCGGGGCCACGATCCAGTGCGCCCGCACCACCGACTCCTGCGCCAGCACCTTGAGCAGGTCGCGCTCCTGAACCTCCTGCCCCAGCACCTCGGCGTGATGCGCGCAGCGCTCACAGACGCGATCCACAAAGATCGCGTGCGCGGTGTAGAGCTCCAGCGTCAGCCGGTGCAGGCGCGCATGCCGCACCAGCGCCTGCAAGGGCTCCGGGCCCAGCCCCTCACAATGCTGCACCTCGGCGCCCTCCCCCAGCATCAGCGCCCCGTTATGAAAGATATGCGGGGCGCTCTCGTCCAGCTGCCGGGCCACCTTCAACGCCACTCCGGTGGCCGCCCGGCCGGTGCACACGCCCAGGCGCACCCCGGCCTTCCGCGCCCGGCCGGCCGCCTCCCAGACCTCGTCTGCCACCTGCCCATCCGGGCCAATCACCGTGCCGTCCAGATCCAGGAGCACCAGATCGACTGCTCGCATTACTTACCTCCCAGACTCGGCCCCGACGTACGCGCCGCGCTCAAGCCTTCGCCAAAGAGGAGCGCGCGGCTCAACGCCTCAAAGCGCCGCCGCTCCTCCAGATTGAGTTCCGAAAAAATCGCCTGTGTATCAAAGAGCTGCAGCCCGAGCTTGCCGGCCACCACCCGCGCGGCCGGGCCCACCCGCTCCTCGTCCACGCCGTGGGCCGCGGCAATCCGCTGCGCGCTGGAGGGCACCCGCCAGTGCAGGCGCTCTACCAGCACGTGCACCGCCGCCGCCAGGCTCTCCGCCCCCAGATAATCGCCAAAGCGCTCGTGGCTGGCCTGCGCCCACAACCCCAGCGCGCTCTCGCTCAACTCCAGCCCCCGCTCCTCCCCACCGAGCACGTCCAGAAGATGGCCCAGCGCCCGGGGAAACTGCCGGGGCGCAAGCCCGGTCGGCCCCCGGCGCTGACGCCCGTCAAGCACCACCTCAAAGCGCTGCCGCAGCTGCAGGTTCACCTCCCGGGCCCGCGCCTCCACATCGCCCACCCGCACCGAGCGCCTGATCAGGCGCTCCCGCAGCAGGTAGCGCGCCGATGGCGAGCGCCGCACCACCATCGAGCTGGCCGCCTGCGCCACCACTCGCCCCAGCTCCTTGAGCACCTGTAAACTCTCCAGCCAGCGCTCATTCTCCTGATAAACCCGGGCCAGACCGTCGAGGATCCAGGGGTTGCCCAGATCCCGATCCAGCGCCCCCAGCAACATGCTCACCGCCGGGGCCGGCTGACCGCCGGCGCGCAACGCGCAGGCCCCGCTGCGCAAAAACTCCGCGGCGTCATGCGCCTCCTCCGCCTCGACGAAGGCCTCCATAAAACGCAGCACCGCCCGCCAGGGCGCGCCCCGCAACAGCGCCACGTGCCCCAGCGCGTAGCTCAAATGCGGATCGTCGGCATCACGCTCCCGCGCCCGCTCCAACCACTGCTCCGAGCGCGTCAGATCGCCCTCCAGCAAATAGAGATACCCCAGATACGTCGCACAGCGCGCCAGCCCCACCGGATCGTCGAGCTCCTCAAAGAGCCGACACAGATAACCAATCGCCTCGTCGTGGCGCTGGCTCTCAATGAGCCCGTCCACCCGAACCTCCAGCCATTGCCGCCGATCAATGACCTGGCCACCGTCCACCGGTTCTTGCTCACTCATCAGGCATCCTCGTCTCT
It encodes the following:
- a CDS encoding tetratricopeptide repeat protein, producing MSEQEPVDGGQVIDRRQWLEVRVDGLIESQRHDEAIGYLCRLFEELDDPVGLARCATYLGYLYLLEGDLTRSEQWLERARERDADDPHLSYALGHVALLRGAPWRAVLRFMEAFVEAEEAHDAAEFLRSGACALRAGGQPAPAVSMLLGALDRDLGNPWILDGLARVYQENERWLESLQVLKELGRVVAQAASSMVVRRSPSARYLLRERLIRRSVRVGDVEARAREVNLQLRQRFEVVLDGRQRRGPTGLAPRQFPRALGHLLDVLGGEERGLELSESALGLWAQASHERFGDYLGAESLAAAVHVLVERLHWRVPSSAQRIAAAHGVDEERVGPAARVVAGKLGLQLFDTQAIFSELNLEERRRFEALSRALLFGEGLSAARTSGPSLGGK
- a CDS encoding HAD-IIB family hydrolase produces the protein MRAVDLVLLDLDGTVIGPDGQVADEVWEAAGRARKAGVRLGVCTGRAATGVALKVARQLDESAPHIFHNGALMLGEGAEVQHCEGLGPEPLQALVRHARLHRLTLELYTAHAIFVDRVCERCAHHAEVLGQEVQERDLLKVLAQESVVRAHWIVAPEAIELACAQHPSGTEVGRASSPALPESLFASVTRAGVSKGSAALRAARLLGVAPARVMAVGDSQGDVPMLEVVGWPRVMADGDPALQERYPVVSAVRAHGAAEALRLAAGLPG